Below is a window of Pseudomonas monteilii DNA.
CGTCTGGCGGACGTCGACGGGCCGAAGATCTTCCCCCATGACCCAGGCACCCTGCCCAACCGCGAGGATGATCTGGCCGCCGGGATGGACGAGTACGTGAACATGGCCAAGCGCGGGCTCAAGCGCTGGGACGAGATTGCCAGCGTGCCGGACGGCCTGCGCGGGCTGGAGCGCACGCGCAAGCTGGACCTGGAAGACTGGATGGACGCGCATGGGCTCGACGCGGTGGTTTTCCCGACCGTGGCCGACGTCGGCCCGGCAGACGCCGACGTCAACCCGGCCAGCGCCGACATCGCCTGGAGCAACGGCGTGTGGGTGGCCAACGGCAACCTAGCGATCCGTCACCTGGGGGTACCGACCGTGACCGTGCCCATGGGGGTGATGGCCGACATCGGCATGCCGGTAGGGCTGACCCTGGCAGGCCGTGCCTACGATGACTCGGCACTGCTGCGCTATGGCGCGGCATTCGAAGCCACCGGCAACCGCCGCCGCGTGCCGCCCCGTACGCCGCCGTTGGTAGGTTGAGCGCAGCGCCTGCGCCTTTGCTGACATCGGGGGTACAGGCGCGGCTGTGGGTTGTCCGCGATGCAGGCGGTGGCTGACCGGACGTCATCGCGGGCAAGCCCGCTCCCACAGGTCCGTGGCGGCCTGTCCCATCGCGGTGTGGTCATGGAGGGTTGGACTTGCATGGCGGGCCTGACAGAACCACGCCATCCCTTGTGGGAGCGGGCTTGCCCGCGATGCAGGCGACGCGGGCTCACAGGTCCATGGCGGTCTGTTTCACCGCAATGTGGTTAGGGAGGATTGGACTGCATGGCGGGTCTGACAGACCGACGCGCTCCTTTTGCATGCTTGACGAACGCTCTTCAATTCAACACCATGTTGCAATTCAACAAAGCGTTTAAAGCATGCCTTCACCTCCTGCTACCGACTCCGAATGCCACCTCGTCTTCACGACCCTGAAGGCCGCCTTGCAGGCCCTGGCCAGCGTGCTGCCGCGCAACGTCGAGTTGATCCTGCATGACCTGCGCACACTCGAACAGTCCGTGGTCGCCATCGCCAACGGTCATCTTTCAGGCAGAACCGTGGGCAGTCCGATCCTCGCCGCGCCCGAGCAGGATCTGGGTTTCAAGGCGTTGATGCGTGCGTCCGAACACCAGGCTGGCAGCGACCCCGTGGTGATTACCGATTACCCGACCTGCCTCAAGGGCCGTTCGCTGCGCAGTGCCACGGCCCTGTTTCGCGACTCGGACGGGGTGCCGTTCGCCAGCCTGTGCGTCAACACCGACGTGACGGGGCTGGGCGCAGCGCTCGAACTGCTGCAAGGCCTGCACCCCCTGGGGGCTCAGCCCGCCGTGACCGAGCGGCCTGTCGCCACTCAGGCACCGGCCGACATGGCCGTGCTCATGGGCGAGATCATCGAGACGGCCCTGCGTCGCTCGGGCCGCGGCAAGATGGACAAGGCGGCCAAGGTCGAGGCCGTGCGCCTGATGCAGGAGCGTGGGCTGTTCATCGTCAAGGGTGGGGTCGAAAAGGCCGCGGCCGCCCTGGGTGTCACTCGCTTCACCGTCTACAACTACCTGGACCAATTGCGCGACGAAGCAGGCGACCCCGCCTCCGCGCGTCACGAACGGAGCCAACCGTGACCTTGCACATCGCTACCCCCCTGATCGAATCGCGCCCTCTGTCGCTGGCCTGTGGCCGACCGCTGTCGCTCAAGCTCGAAGCCCTGCAACCCTGTGGCTCGTTCAAGCTGCGTGGCGTTGGCCATGCCTGCGAAGTCCATTTCGCCCGTGGCGCCCGGCATTTCGTCTCGTCCTCCGGCGGCAATGCCGGGCTGGCCGTGGCCTACGCCGGTCGGCACCTGGGCGCCGCCGTGACCGTGGTGGTCCCACAGACCACGAGCGAGCGGGCCAAGGCACTGCTGGAGATGGAAGACGCCAAGGTCATCGTGCACGGCAGCTCCTGGCAGGAGGCCAACGAACTGGCACTGACCCTGGTCGGGCCGGACGATGCCTTCATCCACCCCTTCGATGACCCGCTGCTCTGGGAAGGCCATGCCAGCCTGGTGGACGAGCTGGCCCAGGCGGCCTACAAGCCCGACGCGATCATTCTCTCGGTCGGCGGAGGCGGTCTGCTCAGCGGCGTCATCGAGGGGCTGCGCCGCAATGGCTGGCACGATGTACCGGTGCTGGCGGTGGAGACCGAAGGCGCCGCGTCCTTGCACCGTGCCCTCGAAGCAGGCGAACGGGTCGAACTGGAACGCATCGACTCCTTCGCCACTTCACTGGGCGCCAAGCAGGTCGCAGCCCAGGCCCTGGCCTGTGCCCAGACGCACCCGGTGATCAGCCACCTGGTCAGCGACCGCGCCGCGCTGCAGGCCTGCGAGCGCTTCCTGAATGACCACCGCCTGCTGGTCGAGCCGGCCTGTGGCGCCGCGCTGGCCCTGGCTTATGCACCCGATGCCCTGTCGGCCTACCGCAACCCGATGGTGGTGGTCTGCGGAGGCGCGACTGCGACGCTCGAACAGATTCAGGCCTGGCTGGGCACCTTGGACTGAGGCGGAGCGGTTCTGGCTGCGCGGTTCAGAATCACCCACTGCATCCAGGGCGACACATGCTGCAACCCTCGCGTGGCGATCATTCGACCGCTGGCCTGCCCCTGGCCGGGTCGATCTGTTAAACAGGGCATTCTTTCCTCGCACTGGAGCCTACGATGCCCAACGCGTTTCCCACCACCAGGCGCCGCTGGCTGTTCGGCGCCCTGGCGCTGGCCCTGGCTGTGGCGTTACCCACCGGCTGCAGCGTGTTGCAACACAAGGAACGTGAACTGGTGTTTCGCATCGAGCCAGGCCAGGCCAGCTGGTTCCACGGCCTGCCGGCCGGCGTGCAGGAGCTGGACCTGCGCGCCCCGAGCTTCGACCAGCAACAGAGCCTGCATGCCTGGTGGTGGCCGGCCAAGCGCGCCAACGCACCCGCCATTCTCTACCTGCACGGCGTGCGCTGGAACCTGACCGGCCAGCTGTTTCGCATCGAGCAGTTGCACGCCATGGGCTATTCGGTGCTGGCCGTCGACTACCGCGGCTTCGGCCAGAGTCGCGGCGACCTGCCCTCGGAATCCACGGTCTACGAAGACGCCCGCATTGCCTGGGAGCGCCTCACCCAGCTGCAACCGGACCCCAGCAAGCGGCTGATCTTCGGCCATTCGCTGGGCGGCGCGATCGCCGTGGACCTGGCCACGGACCTTTCGCAGCGGGCGCGCCAGGCTGGCAGCCCGGTGCCGGCCCATGGGCTGATCCTGGAGTCGACCTTCACGTCGCTTGGCGACATTGCCGGGGTGGTGACCAACACCAGCCTGCCGGTGCGCTGGCTGCTGTCGCAGAAATTCGATTCGCTCGGCAAGATTCCGGAGCTCGACATGCCTCTGCTGGTCGTGCACGGGCTCAACGACCGCTACGTGCCGTCGCGCTTCAGCCAGGCCCTGTTCGACGCGGCGCCGCAGCCCAAGACCCTGCTGCTGGTGCCCGGTGCGGGCCACATCGACAGCATGCGTATCGCCGGGGCACGCTACCGTCAGGCGATCGATGCGCTGCTGTGAACGTCACTGCACCGGCAGGAAGTTCATGAACAGCAAACTCTGGGCGTAGTTCAGGCCGATGCGTCGGTAGCGCTCGTCGAGCATTTCGGCCAGCAGGTCCAGGCGCGCGACGATCTTGCCGAAGCCCACGGCGAAACTCAGGTTGCTGCCCTCCTCCGAAATCTCGTTGGAGAACAGCAGCAACACCCCGTCGGCATCCTGTCGCTGGCTGAGCATCCAGGTGGCCTTCTCGATGTTGCGCGCCGCGTTGCTGACGAACAGCGGGTCGATGGCGTCGGTCATGAAGAACTCGGTGCGCCCGCCGTGCGCGGTGACCAGCATGCTGCCGATGGCATAGATGAAGGCACCGACCCGATCACCCCGGAAGTCGGGGTCCAGCGCGTAGCTCAGGGCCGCGAGGTCGCGACGCTGGCCCAGTTGCGGCAAGGGCTGGCGTTGCTCGATGGCCAAGCGGATCTGCCGTTCGGCGGTCTCGGCGTCCACGTAGCCCGAGCGTTTCCACTGGTCGGGGTTGCGCAGGTACAGCTTGTTCATCAGCCGGTACAGGCTGCGCAGGTTGTCACGCATCGCCAGCGTGGCCATGCGGTCGACGCTGGTCTGGAAGAACTCGCGCGGGGTGCCTTCGCTCAGCTGCGCGGCCAGGCCACGGCCTGACGAATGACTGCATGCGGCAAGGCACAGGCACAGGCTGGCCAGCAGCAGCATGCGGATACGGTTGGACGAACGAACAGCCATGAGACAGGATCGACAGTCGGCGGCGCGCCGGGGATCGGCGCGACCTGGCCATGCATAGAACCGCGAAGCCCGAAAAAGTGCAGTCGCGAGGGCTATTTGCGCGGCATCATGGGCCGTTGACAAGACCATTTCTGCTCAGAGGAGAAACAGATGTTCAAGGCAATCCTGATCGACAAGGCCGCGCATGGGCAGCAGGCGCACGTCACCGACCTTGACGATGACCAGCTTCCCACTGGCACGGTCACCGTGCGCGTGGCCTACAGCACCCTCAACTACAAGGATGCGCTGGCGATCACGGGCCAGAGCCCGGTGGTCCGGCAGTTTCCGATGGTGCCGGGGATCGACCTGGCAGGCACGGTCGAACACAGCGATCACGCTGACTGGAAGGCCGGTGACCGCGTCGTGCTCAACGGCTGGGGTGTGGGGGAGCGTCACTGGGGCGGCCTGGCTCAGCGGGCCCGGCTCGATGGCGACTGGCTGGTGCCCATGCCCGCCGGACTGGACGAGCGCCAGTGCATGGCGGTCGGCACGGCCGGGTACACCGCCATGCTGTGCCTGATGGCGCTGGAGCGTCATGGCCTCACGCCCGATCAGGGGCCGGTGCTGGTCACCGGGGCCAGCGGTGGCGTCGGCAATTTCGCCGTGAGCTTGCTGGCCCAGGCAGGCTATCAGGTCATTGCGGCCACGGGCCGTGCTGAAGAAGCCGATTACCTGCGCACCCTCGGTGCCAGCGAGGTACTGGCGCGCAGTGAACTGTCGGAGCCGGGTAAACCGCTCGGCAAGGAGCGCTGGGCGGCGGCCATCGATTCGGTGGGCAGCCATACCCTGGCCAACGTCTGTGCCGGGACGCGGTCCGAAGGGCTGGTAGCGGCCTGCGGGCTGGCCCAGGGCATGGATTTCCCGTCCTCGGTGGCGCCGTTCATCCTGCGGGGCGTCAGCCTGCTGGGCATCAACAGCGTGACCCAGCCCTATGCGCGGCGGGTCGAGGCGTGGCAGCGGCTGGACACGGTGCTGGACCGCCAGCAACTGGACCTGATCACCCACTCGATCGGCCTGGACGAGGCACTGGATCGAGCCCCTGCCTTGCTGGCGGGCCAGGTCCGTGGCCGCCTCGTCGTGGACGTGAACCGCTGAACGACGTACTCCCGCACCCCGTCATGTTGACGTGCACGTCAACATGACGCTAGCGTAGGCGATCTTCTCGGCGAGCCTTCCCATGAGCGATCAGACCTACAGCATTTCCGACCTGTCGCGGGAGCTGGACATCACCACCCGCGCCATCCGCTTCTATGAAGAACAAGGCCTGCTCAGCCCCACGCGACGGGGTCAGGAGCGCATCTATTCACCCCGTGACAAGGTCACGCTGAAGTTGATCCTGCGGGGCAAGCGCATCGGTTTCTCGATCGCCGAATGCCGCGAGCTGATCGCCCTGTACGACCCCAGCAGCGGCAACCGCAAGCAGCTCGAAAGCATGCTGGCCAAGATCGACGAGCGCCGTGGGCAGCTCGAGCAGCAGATGCTCGACATCCAGCAGATGCAGATCGAACTGGACGTGGCCCAGGAGCGCTGCGAGCAGGCGCTGGCCACGACCCTCGCCCACCCCAGCACCCCCTTGAGTTGAACCGGAGACCTGCCATGTCACTACCGACGCACGTGCGTGTGGTCGAAGTCGGTCCACGCGACGGCTTGCAGAACGAGGCGCGCCCCATCGCGGTGGCCGACAAGATCCGCCTGGTCGACGACCTCAGCGCGGCTGGCCTGCGCTACATCGAGGTCGGCAGTTTCGTGTCGCCCAAGTGGGTACCGCAGATGGCGGGTTCGGCCGAGGTGTTCGCGGGCCTGGCGCGCCAGCCGGGTGTCACCTACGCCGCCCTGGCCCCCAACCTGCGTGGATTCGAAGACGCTCTGGCGGCCGGTGTCGAAGAGGTGGCCGTGTTCGCCGCCGCCTCGGAGACCTTTTCGCAGCGCAACATCAACTGTTCGATCCGTGAAAGCCTGGCCCGCTTCGAGCCGATCCTGACAGCGGCCAAGGCCCATGGCGTACGGGTGCGCGGCTATGTGTCCTGCGTCCTGGGCTGCCCCTATGAAGGCACGATCAGTCCCGAACAGGTGGTGCCGGTGGCCCGGGCGCTGTATCAGATGGGCTGCCATGAGGTGTCGCTCGGCGACACGCTGGGCGTGGGCACCGCGAACGCCACGCGCCGGTTGTTCGATCAGGTGGCGAGCGCTGTGCCACGGGAGGCCCTGGCCGGGCATTTCCATGACACGTATGGCCAGGCCGTGGCCAATGTCTACGCCAGCCTGCTGGAAGGCATCGCGGTGTTCGACGCCTCGGTCGCCGGGCTGGGTGGCTGCCCCTATGCCCGCGGTGCCACGGGTAACGTCTCGACCGAGGATCTGGTGTACCTGCTCCAGGGGCTGGGCATCGAGACCGGTATCGAGCTCGAGCGGCTGGTAGCTGCGGGCCAGCGCATCAGTGACGTGCTGGGGCGCACCACAGGTTCGCGGGTGGCGCGGGCGCGGCAGGTGTCGTCTGTCACCGAGCACGGCGGCTGAGTGTTACCGGCCTGCGTAAACGGGCGAAAAAGCGGGTAACAGGGAAACAATTTGACGCGTATTGCCTGGCACCCCGCCGAACGAAATCTTCAACTGCTTGATTTTAAAGGGTTTTAAAAAGTTGGCACGACATCTGCTATCTCTTAGGCATAACAAGAACAACAAGCGAAACACCCAATAACAATAACAGGCAGCGGTTCTGACATAACAAGAACAACACGGCAGAGACGCAGCAAGCAGATTTTTTTGAAGTCGATGTGCACGGCAGGTCAACCGACACAGAACAACAAGACTACCTCGAGGTAGTGACGGTCGGACACAGGCTCGCAGGCAATTGCAGATCAGCGCTCAAAAAAATACGTTTGCTCTTGACCCCGGATGGGGGTCGTTCGCGACACCGAGACATGGCTGACAATCACAACAACAGGCCGGTCCTCGATAACAATAAGAGCACGCAGCAACATTTCGGGGGGAGCTTAGGCTCCCCCTCGTGCTTTGCGCTCACCCGTTCTCTTCCTCTTCACGCGCCTTGCGCTCGGACCTCACTTCGATACGGTCGACCAGCGTCGGCATGCTGTGCAGCACCAGCAGTGCCATCAGCGTGCTCACCAACGCCGTCGCCTCACGCCCCATGCCCGCTGCCGTACCGATCGCCGCCGTCATCCACAGACCGGCGGCCGTGGTCAGCCCTTTCACGTGACTGGTCTCGCGGCCATTGCCCTTCAGGATGGTCCCGGCCCCGAGAAAGCCGATGCCGGCGACGATGCCCTGAATGACACGGCTCATGGCCTGGGCGTCGGCACCGGCCATATTCGGGGCCAACACGAACAGCGCAGCGCCCAGCGAGACCAGCATGTGCGTACGCACACCGGCCGACTTGCCCTTGCTTTCACGCTCCAGCCCTAGCACTGCGCCCAGCAGCGCCGCCATCAACAACCTGACCAGGATCCGCGTGACCTGCTCCACATCGGCCAGGTCGGCGAATTCGGCTTCGAGGGTGTCGCCGATCGTGTCCAGCACTGCGTTCATCGCAAGAGGCTCCTGGCAGGTTCATGTCAACCATGGACTGCCAGTGCACGCCAGGAGTGCCCTGAATGTGGCGTGCCTGCCAGGGACGCTACCCTCAGGCCGCCGCGCGTGCGCTTGCCAAACGACCGATGCCGGTGGCAACGTCGATGCCTGCACCGGGATACGACCCGAACACCCGCGCCTGGCGTGGGTCTGACAGTCTTACTTCCTCGATCCTCGCCACGGAGAACCGCATGCAACGACGCCCCCTCGGACGCACCTCTTTGCAGGTCAGCGCCATCGCCCTGGGCACCATGACCTGGGGCGAACAGAACACCCAGGCCGAAGCCTTCGAACAGATTCGCCTGGCCAAGGACGCCGGGGTCAACTTCCTCGACACCGCCGAGATGTACCCGGTACCGCCCAATGGCGACACCTATGGCAGCACCGAGCGCATCATCGGCGAGTACTTTCGCCAGTTCGGCGACCGGGGCGACTGGGTGCTGGCCAGCAAGGTCGCCGGTCCCGGGCGCATGCCGCACATTCGCGACGGCAACCCGCGCCTGAACCGGGCCAACATCGTCAAGGCCTTGGAAGACAGCCTCCAGCGGCTGCAGACCGATTACCTGGATCTCTACCAACTGCACTGGCCGGATCGCAAGGCCAACTTCTTCGGGCAGCTGGGCTTCACCTTCGACCCTGACGATCAGTTCGTGGCGATCGAAGATACCCTCGAAGTGCTCGACGAGCTGGTCAAGGCCGGCAAGATCCGCCACATCGGGCTGTCCAACGAAACGCCCTGGGGCACGATGCGCTTCCTGCAGCTGGCCGAAAGCCGCGGCTGGCCGCGTGCCGTGTCGATCCAGAACCCGTACAACCTGCTCAACCGCACGTTCGAGGTTGGCCTGGCGGAAATCGCCCTGCGCGAGCAGATCGGCCTGCTGGCCTACTCGCCTCTGGCCTTCGGCGTACTCAGCGGTAAATACCTCGAAGGAGCGCGACCGGCCGGTGCGCGCCTGACCCGGTTCGAACGCTTCCAGCGCTACACCAATCCCCAGGCCGAAGCTGCATCGCAGCGCTACGTCGAGCTGGCACGCGCGCACGGGCTGGACCCTGCACAACTGGCGCTGGCCTTCGTCACCAGCCGCCCATTCGTGACCAGCAACATCATCGGCGCGACCACGCTGGAGCAGCTGAAGCACAACCTGGCCAGCATCGACCTGACACTGGATGCCTCGCTGGTCCAGGCCTTGGAAGCGATTCACGTCGAACAGCCCAACCCGGCGCCTTGAGCCGCGGAGAAGCCCGGGCGGGTGGCAGCCCTGCATGACCGCCCTCCTGGCGTTGAATCGGGACCTGGGGGGGCAACTGTCTTTTTCGACTTGGTACATGCCCGGCTGCATGGGCTTACCCGCGACGCAGGTGGCGCCTGACAAGGCCCTATCGCTGGCAAGCCAGCTCCCACCCAGACCTCTGCAGCCGTCAGTATAGGTATGGCTGCGCAAGCAGCTTGTGGGGCTTACCCGCGACGCGGGTGGCGCCTGACAAGGCCCTATCGCTGGCAAGCCAGCTCCCACCCAGACCTCTGCAGTCGTCAGCGTAGGTATGGCTGCGCAAGCAGCTTGTGGGAGCGGGCTTGCCCGCGATAGCGTCGGGTTCGTCGCCGCCTGCATCGCGGGCAAGCCCGCTCCCACAACGTAGACTTAGGCCTGTCAGATCATCAATGCGATGCACAATGCAGGAGCTTAAGTAGCAGCGTTTGCGGCGGCACAGCGTCCGCGCGCCAGAATTGTCAGCCTCCCCCATCGCACTTTTCACCCTGTCGACGGTCTATCGACTCTTGCCTGCGGCCACCGTGCAGTTCAGTCCGGGCCAAACGCAAACGGCTTGTGTAGGATGGTCCGGCAGCCTCGGGCCGCTGCCAGTCATAGGGAGATCTTCATGCGCGTGTTGTCATCCGCTGCCTGCCTTGCCTTCGTGGCGCTGAGCGTGGGGCCGTTCACCCTGGCCCACGCCATGAGCGGGGAGGAAACGCAGCTGATCGATTCGATCAACCACTACCGCAGCCAGACCCAGGCCTGCGGGGGTGAAGCCTCCCTGGAACTGGCGCCGCTCAACAGCGACACACGCCTGGCGCTGTCTCCGGAAGGCACCCGCGACCTGCAGCAGGCCATGACCCAGGCGGCCTACCCCATGGTCAATGTCCAGGCCATCAGCCTTTCAGGCCCTCGCAATGCCCAAGCCGCGATGCAGGTGATCGAGGAAAGCTTCTGCCAGGTCGTGCTTGATCCCCAGTTCGTCGACATCGGCGTGAGCCAGGAAGGCCGCGACTGGCGTATCGTGCTGGCCCGTCCGCTGTTGAGTGGACGGCTGGGCGATTGGCAGGTCGAAGGGCAGAAACTGCTTCAGGAGATCAACGCTGCGCGCAGCCTGCCGCGCCAGTGCGGCGGCCAACCCTTCGCCCAGGCCGGCGCCCTCACCTGGAACACGACCCTGGCAGGCGTGGCCGCCACTCACACCCGCGCCATGGCCAACCAGAACTACTTCGACCACCTCGACAAGGAAGGTCGCACGCCCGGCGATCGTGCCGAGCTGGCTGGCTACCTGTACCGGCAGATCGGCGAGAACATCGCCGCCGGGCGCGATACCCCCCGCAAGGTGGTCGATGGCTGGCTGGCCAGCCCTGGACACTGTGCCACGCTGATGAATCCGGACTTCACCGAGCTGGGGGCCGCCTATGCCGTGGACCCCAAGAGCGATGCCGGCATCTACTGGACCGGTCTGTTCGGCGCGCCGCAGTAAGCCAGCCCTGCCCTGCCGCGCTTCTCTTCAATAGTCGAAGCGGTCCACCGCACGTCGCCGTTCGTTGTCGTCCCGGCGGTCGTAGCTGGCGGTGGTCTGGATGTTGGCGTGGTGCGCCAGTTTCTGGGCAATCGACAGGTCATGCTCTTCGATCACCCGGGTGATGAACGCACGACGAAAGTCATGGGGCATGATCTTGATCCCGACCTGCGCGCCCCGCTGGCGGGCGATGTAGTAGATGGCGTGCTTGGTGATGCGTGCCCGGGTGATGTGGTTGCCACGGCGAATACGATTGAACAGGAAGCTGTCGTCTTCCAGCCCCGGGGGCAATGCCTCGCGACGAAAGCTCAGCCAGGCCTGGAGCCGCTCGAAGACCCAGGGCGGCGCGTACTTGATCAATTGGCGGTTACCCTTGCCCAGCACCTGCACGCTGCGCTCCTCGAAATCCACCTGGCTCAGGTCGATGTCCACCGACTCCGACTTGCGCATGCCGGTGCCGTAGAGCAACGCGATGATCGCCGCATCTCGGATGCCTTGCGGCCGGGGGTCGGCAGCGCAGACATCCATCAGTTCGCGGATCAGGCTGCGGCGCAGGTTGCGTCCCGGCGGCAGGCGGCTGCCACTGGCGGGCTTGACCTCGCGGATCTTCAGCAACCGGTCGTGAGAAATCAGCTCCAGGCGCCAGGCCTCGTTCATCACGCCGCGTATGGCATTGACGTAGAGCGACGACGTGTTGGGCGCGAAGCCATCGGTGCGCAGGGCTGCCACCAGCCCGATCACGTGCCCAGCCTCGAGCTGATGCCAGGGCACGTCGGCGATGTCGCAATCGTCGAACCCCAGGCGGTCGGCGACGTCCTGCAGCACGTAGCGCATGGTCAATTGGCTGGACGGCGCCAGGCGAGCGAGGTAGTGCGACAACGGGTTGAGCGGAAGACTGGGCAAAACGAGGTCCTGTGCACGCGGGATGAACGCTTGGTGAGATCGGCTCCGCCCGCCAGCGCCTCGGCGCGGGGCCACGGGGAATGGTACCGCATTCGGCACGTCCAGACGATCAACGCCCATCACCGGATCAAGACGTAACCGTGCCAACCGTTGGTCGGAAAACCCAGAGACGCTCGCGTGCTTGAACGTGCGTGTCATCAGCCAGAAGCCGCGCACTAGACGCTTGCCGCTGCAACACGGTCTGCCCGCCCACGACGTTGGTCGTACTGGACAAGGCTGCGTTCACGCGCCTGTCACGATCAGTACGCGAAGATGGCGTTTCAGGTGCTATCGTTACCCTTCGCGCAGGCCGAGGTTCGGTGGCGCCATCGCCGTGTTCGACGTCGAGAACAAGGAGGCTGGCCATGAACAAGATGACCTTTCCCAATGCATGCCAAGTGATGCGCTGGCACTTTCACCCCTTGGGCTTCGAAGCGACCATGGACGCGCCGCGCAGCCTGATCGCACGCGTCTTCGACCGGTCCACCGGCGAAACGCTGCTGGCGGTCGCCGGCATTCCCTGCACGGCGATCATGGCCGCCGCCGACGTCGAGCGCATCATCGAAGCCATAGAGGCAGAGCTAGAGGCCTTCGTGCCTTACTGCACCTTGCGCCACGCGGGCTAGGTCGGCCGACCCTGGACTACAGTGGCTTCCCCAGCGCGCTCCGAATGGCCTGGCATGCTTCGCTCGCGTGCTCAGGACGAGGCATGCCGGCCGAACCCTAGACAGTGAAGCGTGATGTCCTGTCTGGCCTTCACGGCGTTCATCATGATCGCTGCGGCTGTATTCACAAGATCCCTACTTCCCATTTATCCAGTGAACCCCAGGCACGTTCCTTTTTCGTGTCCACCCGCCAGACGCCACCCTTCCTGACGAGGCTGAACAGCATTTCGTAACGCAACCGCGTACTGGGGGCCTGACGGGTCATGAGCAGCGTACGCCGGGCAAGGGGCTCGACATCGATCAGCGTGTCGTCAGGTGAGTAGGTCGGGGGAAAGCCGAAGCTGCCCAATCGCCCATACGTACGCGGCTTGGGTGTGCAGAAGCGCTCGAATATCTGATTCTGGCTGTGCTGGATGGCCGGCCAGTCCAGCCCTTCATCGTCCGACTGTCTTTGACTTTGCTCGTAGCAATCCGTCTCCCAACGATGCATGGCCAACAGGAACCCGCGCAGTACGCTGACAGGATCCGTATCGTCCACGTCCGATGCGTCAAGCGAGACGGCAGGCCAAGGTATCGATATTTCCACGGGAGGTACCGGCGGCGCAGCCCCGTAGGCCTGCAGCGTGGCCACAACCTGCTCATGGCCACGCTCTTGAGCCATCGACAACGCATTGCGCGCGTCGCCCGTCTGCAGGTTCACCCCTGCGCCGGCAGCCAATAGCGCAGCCACGATGGCTTGGTGGCCTTCCTGGGCGGCGACCATCAAGGGGGTATGCTGAAAGGTGGACGTCTGCAGGTCGACGCAGGCATGTGCGGTCAGCAATGCCTTGACGACAGGCAGATGCCCTTGGTTGGCTGCCCAGCCGAGGGCGGTGTAGCCGATCGCTTCATCCGTGCGGTCGATGCGTGCAGCGTTTTCGATGAGACACTGGACCGTGTTGGTATGCCCCTTGATGGCTGCTTCGATCAGTGCCGTGCGACCCGTGGCCTTGTGGGTGGACTCGATATCGTCACCGCTGGCCAACAGCGCGCGCAGCTCGGCGGTTTGGCCTGAGGCAGCGGCCTGGAGGAGTGCTTTGCTCACGAGATCCGTCTCTGCTGATGAGGTAAGCCGTCAGTGTAAAACGCAAATGACCTTGGGTGGAACTCAACCCCCTCCCACTCAAGGCGCTGCCTGGCTGACCACCGACAGCGGCAGCAGCCCTTGGCCAGCCCTTTCTGCGTCGTCCAACGCGACCGGATCGCCTGCTTCGACCCTCCCTGCCTCGCGCACTCCCACGACTGGCAACGCATCGGCCGGCATCGGCCGCCCCAGCAGATACCCCTGCAGCGCATCGCAGCCCAGCTGGGTCAGGAAGTGGCGTTGGCATTCGGTTTCCACACCCTCGGCGACGATGCGCAGCCCCAGCGCCCGTCCCAGGGCGACGATGGCCGAGATGATCGCGGCATCGTCGCTGTCGTGTTCCAGGTCACGCACGAAGCCACGGTCGATCTTCAGTTCGTTGGCCGGCAGGCGCTTGAGGTACATCAGGCTCGAATA
It encodes the following:
- a CDS encoding MerR family transcriptional regulator: MSDQTYSISDLSRELDITTRAIRFYEEQGLLSPTRRGQERIYSPRDKVTLKLILRGKRIGFSIAECRELIALYDPSSGNRKQLESMLAKIDERRGQLEQQMLDIQQMQIELDVAQERCEQALATTLAHPSTPLS
- a CDS encoding serine dehydratase → MTLHIATPLIESRPLSLACGRPLSLKLEALQPCGSFKLRGVGHACEVHFARGARHFVSSSGGNAGLAVAYAGRHLGAAVTVVVPQTTSERAKALLEMEDAKVIVHGSSWQEANELALTLVGPDDAFIHPFDDPLLWEGHASLVDELAQAAYKPDAIILSVGGGGLLSGVIEGLRRNGWHDVPVLAVETEGAASLHRALEAGERVELERIDSFATSLGAKQVAAQALACAQTHPVISHLVSDRAALQACERFLNDHRLLVEPACGAALALAYAPDALSAYRNPMVVVCGGATATLEQIQAWLGTLD
- a CDS encoding alcohol dehydrogenase, encoding MFKAILIDKAAHGQQAHVTDLDDDQLPTGTVTVRVAYSTLNYKDALAITGQSPVVRQFPMVPGIDLAGTVEHSDHADWKAGDRVVLNGWGVGERHWGGLAQRARLDGDWLVPMPAGLDERQCMAVGTAGYTAMLCLMALERHGLTPDQGPVLVTGASGGVGNFAVSLLAQAGYQVIAATGRAEEADYLRTLGASEVLARSELSEPGKPLGKERWAAAIDSVGSHTLANVCAGTRSEGLVAACGLAQGMDFPSSVAPFILRGVSLLGINSVTQPYARRVEAWQRLDTVLDRQQLDLITHSIGLDEALDRAPALLAGQVRGRLVVDVNR
- a CDS encoding hydroxymethylglutaryl-CoA lyase (catalyzes the formation of acetoacetate and acetyl-CoA from 3-hydroxy-3-methylglutaryl-CoA) — encoded protein: MSLPTHVRVVEVGPRDGLQNEARPIAVADKIRLVDDLSAAGLRYIEVGSFVSPKWVPQMAGSAEVFAGLARQPGVTYAALAPNLRGFEDALAAGVEEVAVFAAASETFSQRNINCSIRESLARFEPILTAAKAHGVRVRGYVSCVLGCPYEGTISPEQVVPVARALYQMGCHEVSLGDTLGVGTANATRRLFDQVASAVPREALAGHFHDTYGQAVANVYASLLEGIAVFDASVAGLGGCPYARGATGNVSTEDLVYLLQGLGIETGIELERLVAAGQRISDVLGRTTGSRVARARQVSSVTEHGG
- a CDS encoding methyltransferase, with product MDTIGDTLEAEFADLADVEQVTRILVRLLMAALLGAVLGLERESKGKSAGVRTHMLVSLGAALFVLAPNMAGADAQAMSRVIQGIVAGIGFLGAGTILKGNGRETSHVKGLTTAAGLWMTAAIGTAAGMGREATALVSTLMALLVLHSMPTLVDRIEVRSERKAREEEENG
- a CDS encoding aldo/keto reductase; this translates as MQRRPLGRTSLQVSAIALGTMTWGEQNTQAEAFEQIRLAKDAGVNFLDTAEMYPVPPNGDTYGSTERIIGEYFRQFGDRGDWVLASKVAGPGRMPHIRDGNPRLNRANIVKALEDSLQRLQTDYLDLYQLHWPDRKANFFGQLGFTFDPDDQFVAIEDTLEVLDELVKAGKIRHIGLSNETPWGTMRFLQLAESRGWPRAVSIQNPYNLLNRTFEVGLAEIALREQIGLLAYSPLAFGVLSGKYLEGARPAGARLTRFERFQRYTNPQAEAASQRYVELARAHGLDPAQLALAFVTSRPFVTSNIIGATTLEQLKHNLASIDLTLDASLVQALEAIHVEQPNPAP
- a CDS encoding alpha/beta hydrolase gives rise to the protein MPNAFPTTRRRWLFGALALALAVALPTGCSVLQHKERELVFRIEPGQASWFHGLPAGVQELDLRAPSFDQQQSLHAWWWPAKRANAPAILYLHGVRWNLTGQLFRIEQLHAMGYSVLAVDYRGFGQSRGDLPSESTVYEDARIAWERLTQLQPDPSKRLIFGHSLGGAIAVDLATDLSQRARQAGSPVPAHGLILESTFTSLGDIAGVVTNTSLPVRWLLSQKFDSLGKIPELDMPLLVVHGLNDRYVPSRFSQALFDAAPQPKTLLLVPGAGHIDSMRIAGARYRQAIDALL